A part of Aspergillus flavus chromosome 5, complete sequence genomic DNA contains:
- a CDS encoding putative glycine-rich protein, which produces MRFQQFALFSLVALAAAVPLSAKDNRVKLASEASLSRKNEYSDISARATIPGIRGEKVNLILRGETAANGTGHGSGGEGGKQGGGGNGGGKDEEGEEGEEGGEGEEDEEGDDEEGDDEEGEGGDGGKGDDGKGEEGHKGPHGGKHGHGDEHGQKGRHGQGGEHGQGGKHGQEGEQSEGGQHGHGNKHGQEGQHSKGGEHGQEEQDGSNGQEAKGNMQRANQSR; this is translated from the exons ATGAGATTTCAACAGTTCGCTCTCTTCAGCTTGGTGGCTCTGGCAGCCGCAGTTCCTCTTTCTGCGAAGGATAACCGTGTCAAGCTTGCATCAG AAGCCTCTCTGTCTCGTAAGAATGAGTACAGCGATATCTCCGCTCGTGCCACTATCCCTGGTATCAGGGGCGAGAAAGTCAATTTGATTCTTCGCGGTGAAACGGCCGCAAACGGTACTGGACATGGCagtggtggtgagggtggcAAGCAGGGCGGAGGAGGCAACGGAGGcggaaaggatgaagaaggtgaagaaggtgaagaaggcggagagggtgaagaagatgaagaaggtgatgatgaggagggcgatgacgaggagggtgagggtggtgatggtggaaaAGGTGATGATGGAAAAGGTGAAGAGGGCCATAAGGGTCCACACGGCGGCAAGCACGGTCATGGAGACGAGCACGGTCAGAAAGGCCGGCACGGTCAAGGAGGCGAGCATGGTCAAGGAGGTAAGCACGGTCAGGAAGGTGAGCAAAGTGAGGGAGGCCAGCACGGTCACGGAAACAAACATGGCCAGGAAGGCCAGCATAGTAAAGGAGGTGAGCACGGTCAGGAAGAACAGGATGGAAGCAACGGCCAAGAGGCCAAAGGAAATATGCAGAGAGCCAACCAAAGCCGCTAA
- a CDS encoding cytochrome P450 monooxygenase — translation MPIRLFYLSGEPSSTAREIELESTLDYDGLRHLIAAHFAIVEPNGIGFQSQDAILSDVAEVLANEDSISITIDGKSVREIPGPKGLPIVGNFFEIYPDHLGNHQRLFEQYGPIIKTTNMGRTVYQTNDPQLSSIIFSETDFFTKKINEAHPLHAIKNQQAGVFLGDTDTPEWRAAHKFLPPALGPKAVRHYAPTMQQTVEDAFKVFDHFDENGEAWNVYQYMLKLGSQAVGKLVLGIDFNHFSSPDAPPHELIQIIAESLSLNKKVTARGDWYAKLPFGDPQRLRNMRYRIFDIVDQSIQNASRNGVEDLPLQDAALKASNMIDYAVRATDNKGEKLPKTSLIQSLVVATGAGFTTTSSLLSWLIYSLVTYPGVQDRLLQELIDNDITEDTQITADLTDRLTFMDKLIKETQRRHNPSYQPARTAKVDMILPGGYKLPEESVVVGALHHLHNNPEVWSNPTRFDPDRWDTEEVKNRHKAAYIPFATGPRMCIGFNFALQEVKVFLPKLVYRYKFTKENDGPIEYDPMFQLIRPNNLYVRAERRVKWPPKSESATTRASL, via the exons ATGCCTATCAGACTCTTCTACCTTTCGGGGGAGCCTAGCTCTACCGCAAGAGAAATCGAACTGGAATCCACACTAGATTACGATGGACTCAGGCATCTCATTGCTGCACACTTTGCTATAGTGGAACCGAATG GAATCGGATTCCAGTCCCAGGATGCAATCTTATCCGATGTCGCGGAGGTCCTTGCAAACGAGGATTCCATTAGCATTACGATTGATGGTAAATCCGTGCGAGAAATTCCCGGCCCTAAAGGACTTCCAATCGTTGGCAATTTCTTCGAAATCTATCCCGACCACCTAGGAAACCATCAACGATTGTTTGAACAGTACGGACCCATAATCAAGACAACGAACATGGGACGTACAGTCTACCAAACCAACGACCCACAATTGTCATCTATCATTTTCTCAGAAACCGATTTCTTCACCAAGAAGATTAACGAAGCTCACCCGCTCCATGCGATCAAGAACCAACAAGCCGGTGTGTTCCTAGGGGATACTGACACTCCGGAGTGGAGAGCGGCACATAAGTTCCTTCCCCCAGCATTGGGCCCTAAGGCTGTTCGGCATTATGCCCCTACAATGCAACAGACAGTCGAAGATGCTTTCAAAGTATTCGATCATTTTGACGAGAACGGCGAGGCTTGGAACGTCTACCAATATATGCTTAAACTTGGATCCCAAGCTGTTGGAAAGCTTGTACTCGGCATCGATTTCAATCACTTCTCCTCTCCGGATGCACCTCCCCATGAACTTATTCAGATCATTGCGGAGTCGCTGTCTTTGAATAAGAAGGTAACCGCAAGGGGTGATTGGTATGCGAAGCTGCCGTTTGGCGATCCGCAGCGGTTGAGAAATATGCGCTATCGTATCTTCGACATAGTGGACCAGTCGATCCAGAATGCCAGCCGTAACggggttgaagatcttccacTTCAAGACGCTGCCTTGAAGGCCTCTAACATGATCG ACTATGCCGTCCGAGCCACCGACAACAAGGGTGAAAAGCTGCCTAAAACAAGTCTGATCCAGTCCTTAGTTGTTGCAACCGGAGCTGGCTTTACTACAACGAGCTCTTTATTGTCTTGGTTGATATACAGTCTTGTTACGTACCCAGGTGTTCAGGATCGCTTACTGCAAGAGCTGATCGACAACGATATTACCGAGGACACCCAGATAACAGCAGACTTGACAGACCGGTTAACATTCATGGATAAATTGATCAAAGAAACTCAGCGTCGCCATAACCCATCTTATCAGCCCGCACGGACCGCCAAGGTCGACATGATCTTACCTGGAGGTTATAAGCTACCTGAGGAATCTGTGGTAGTCGGTGCTCTTCATCACCTTCACAATAACCCGGAAGTCTGGAGCAACCCAACCAGATTTGACCCTGACCGATGGGACACAGAGGAGGTAAAGAACAGACACAAGGCCGCCTATATCCCCTTTGCTACTGGTCCACGCATGTGCATTGGCTTCAACTTTGCACTACAAGAAGTCAAAGTATTCTTGCCCAAGCTAGTATATCGTTACAAATTCACGAAGGAGAATGATGGGCCCATCGAGTACGACCCTATGTTCCAGCTAATCCGGCCCAACAATTTGTACGTGCGCGCCGAACGGCGTGTGAAATGGCCTCCTAAATCAGAGTCTGCGACTACGAGAGCTTCACTTTGA
- a CDS encoding amino acid transporter: MTTTTEYAPPTRKPGNYISATASQNIDMEDNYKNGEEMGTRYDQSDMTRMGKIQELKRNLRPLAALSFASVLQATWEFLLIGNTEALVNGGRAGLFWTYMWTFAGFGLIILTMSEMASMSPTSGGQYHWVSELASPNYQRVLSYITGWMSVLAWQAGAASGSFLTGTIIQGLISVKDPSYEPENWQGTLFVFAMILVIYFFNVYAASWMPRIQNLLLALHILCFVVVITVLWAMAPRQPASAVLLEFSNTGGWSSIGLALMVGQISAIYAGLSSDATAHMSEEVRDAGRYVPIAIVWGFFTNGAMAIVLVIIYLFAIPSLEDALDDPTGFPFIYVFKNAVGTAGVNGLTSIILIPVIFSNILFNASTARQTYAFARDKGLPFAKWICKVNPKRKLPVNAIGLSCVISGLLALINIGSDTAFHAIISLNVAALMWTYVVSIGCLLYRRLSCPETLPPQRWSMGKYGIWVNAAALVYVAFAFFFSFWPTSTPVTLTTFNWSVVIFSAVFIISVAMYIFKGQKEYAGPVISVRRDAMPQARVHRHSIRRET, encoded by the exons ATGACAACTACCACCGAATATGCCCCTCCCACACGAAAGCCAGGGAACTATATTTCGGCTACTGCATCTCAGAACATTGACATGGAGGACAATTATAAGAATGGCGAAGAAATGGGTACCCGGTATGACCAGAGCGACATGACGCGCATGGGAAAAATCCAGGAACTCAAG AGAAATCTTCGCCCCTTAGCCGCTCTAAGCTTTGCATCGGTACTCCAGGCGACCTGGGAATTTCTCCTGAT AGGAAACACCGAAGCGCTCGTGAACGGCGGCCGGGCCGGTTTATTCTGGACGTACATGTGGACCTTTGCTGGATTCGGGCTGATTATACTGACAATGTCCGAAATGGCATCAAT GTCCCCTACCTCTGGTGGTCAGTATCACTGGGTTTCCGAGCTTGCATCTCCCAACTATCAACGTGTTTTGAGCTACATCACAGGCTGGATGTCGGTACTGGCATGGCAGGCAGGCGCAGCGTCGGGCTCATTCCTGACCGGCACCATTATACAAGGGTTAATCAGTGTGAAAGACCCAAGTTATGAGCCTGAGAATTGGCAGGGCACGCTGTTCGTTTTTGCAATGATCCTGGTTATTTACTTTTTCAACGTCTACGCGGCTAGTTGGATGCCCCGTATTCAAAACTTGCTGTTGGCATTGCACATACTTTGCTTTGTGGTAGTCATAACTGTCCTGTGGGCAATGGCCCCACGGCAACCTGCGAGCGCCGTATTACTGGAATTCAGCAATACCGGTGGGTGGTCCAGCATTGGATTAGCCCTAATGGTTGGCCAGATCTCTGCCATTTATGCCGGACTCAGCTCCGATGCCACGGCCCATATGTCCGAGGAAGTTCGCGACGCCGGTAGATATGTGCCGATCGCTATCGTCTGGGGTTTCTTCACCAATGGTGCCATGGCTATTGTCCTGGTAATTATCTATCTGTTCGCCATTCCATCCCTGGAAGATGCCCTAGATGACCCAACCGGCTTCCCTTTTATCTATGTTTTCAAGAATGCAGTTGGGACTGCAGGAGTGAATGGTCTGACGtccatcatcctcatcccgGTCATTTTCAGCAACATCCTCTTCAATGCGTCAACAGCGCGCCAAACCTATGCGTTCGCTCGTGATAAAGGCTTGCCGTTTGCCAAGTGGATCTGCAAAGTCAATCCGAAGCGGAAGCTCCCCGTGAACGCCATTGGGCTATCCTGTGTCATCAGTGGTCTCTTAGCCTTGATTAATATCGGCTCCGACACGGCGTTCCACGCGATTATTTCCCTAAACGTTGCAGCACTCATGTGGACATATGTGGTGTCAATTGGCTGTCTACTGTATCGCAGGCTGTCCTGCCCAGAAACACTGCCTCCACAACGGTGGAGCATGGGGAAATATGGAATCTGGGTGAACGCAGCAGCCCTGGTGTATGtagcttttgctttcttcttctcgttttGGCCCACCAGTACTCCGGTCACTCTCACCACTTTCAACTGGAGCGTGGTCATCTTTTCGGCCGTTTTCATCATCAGTGTGGCGATGTACATCTTCAAGGGGCAAAAGGAATATGCCGGACCGGTGATATCTGTGAGACGCGACGCAATGCCGCAGGCCCGGGTCCACCGACATAGCATTCGCCGAGAGACTTAG